The Neomonachus schauinslandi chromosome 11, ASM220157v2, whole genome shotgun sequence genome contains a region encoding:
- the KCNA4 gene encoding potassium voltage-gated channel subfamily A member 4 — protein MEVAMVSAESSGCNSHMPYGYAAQARARERERLAHSRAAAAAAVAAATAAVEGSAGSGGGSHHHHQARGACTSHDPQGGRGSRRRRRQPPEKKKAHHRQSSFPHCSDLMPSGSEEKILRELSEEEEEEEEEDDDDDEEGRFYYSEDDHGDECSYTDLLPQDDGGGGGYSSVRYSDCCERVVINVSGLRFETQMKTLAQFPETLLGDPEKRTQYFDPLRNEYFFDRNRPSFDAILYYYQSGGRLKRPVNVPFDIFTEEVKFYQLGEEALLKFREDEGFVREEEDRALPENEFKKQIWLLFEYPESSSPARGIAIVSVLVILISIVIFCLETLPEFRDDRDLIMALSAGAHTGLLNDTSAPHLENSGHTIFNDPFFIVETVCIVWFSFEFVVRCFACPSQALFFKNIMNIIDIVSILPYFITLGTDLAQQQGGGNGQQQQAMSFAILRIIRLVRVFRIFKLSRHSKGLQILGHTLRASMRELGLLIFFLFIGVILFSSAVYFAEADEPTTHFQSIPDAFWWAVVTMTTVGYGDMKPITVGGKIVGSLCAIAGVLTIALPVPVIVSNFNYFYHRETENEEQTQLTQNAVSCPYLPSNLLKKFRSSTSSSLGDKSEYLEMEEGVKESLCAKEDKCQGKGDDSETDKNNCSNAKAVETDV, from the coding sequence ATGGAGGTTGCAATGGTGAGTGCGGAGAGCTCAGGGTGCAACAGTCACATGCCTTATGGTTATGCAGCCCAGGCCCGGGCCCGGGAGCGGGAGAGGCTTGCTCACTCGAGGGCAGCTGCGGCCGCCGCCGTGGCAGCTGCCACAGCGGCCGTGGAAGGCAGCGCGGGGTCCGGAGGGggctcccaccaccaccaccaggcgCGTGGGGCCTGCACCTCCCATGACCCTCAGGGTGGCCGGGGGAGTCGGAGGAGGAGGCGCCAGCCGCCTGAGAAGAAGAAAGCCCACCACCGTCAGAGCAGCTTTCCTCATTGCTCCGACCTGATGCCCAGTGGCTCTGAGGAGAAGATCCTGAGGGAgctgagtgaggaggaggaggaggaggaggaggaggacgacgaCGACGACGAGGAGGGCAGGTTTTACTATAGTGAAGATGACCACGGTGATGAATGTTCCTACACGGACCTGCTGCCTCAGGATGATGGGGGCGGCGGTGGCTACAGCTCCGTCCGCTACAGCGACTGCTGTGAACGTGTGGTGATAAATGTGTCCGGCCTGCGCTTTGAGACCCAGATGAAGACTCTGGCGCAGTTTCCAGAGACTTTGTTGGGAGACCCCGAGAAGAGGACTCAGTACTTTGACCCTTTGCGTAATGAGTATTTTTTTGACAGGAACAGGCCTAGCTTTGATGCCATCTTATATTATTACCAATCAGGAGGCCGCCTCAAGAGGCCAGTCAATGTCCCCTTTGATATCTTCACCGAGGAGGTGAAGTTCTATCAATTGGGAGAGGAGGCCCTGCTCAAGTTTCGGGAGGACGAGGGCTTtgtgagagaggaggaggacagggccTTGCCagagaatgaatttaaaaagcagatttggCTTCTCTTTGAGTATCCGGAGAGCTCCAGTCCAGCAAGGGGCATAGCCATCGTTTCCGTCCTGGTCATCTTAATCTCCATTGTCATTTTCTGCCTGGAAACTTTACCTGAGTTTAGGGACGACAGGGATCTCATCATGGCACTGAGCGCAGGCGCACACACTGGGTTGTTGAATGACACTTCAGCTCCCCACCTAGAGAACTCAGGGCACACCATATTCAACGACCCTTTCTTCATCGTGGAGACAGTCTGTATTGTTTGGTTTTCCTTTGAGTTTGTGGTTCGCTGCTTTGCTTGTCCCAGCCAAGCACTCTTCTTCAAAAACATCATGAACATCATTGACATTGTCTCCATTTTGCCTTACTTCATCACACTGGGCACTGATCTGGCCCAGCAACAGGGGGGTGGCAATGGACAGCAGCAGCAGGCCATGTCCTTTGCCATCCTCAGGATCATCCGTCTGGTCCGGGTATTCCGGATCTTCAAACTCTCCAGGCACTCCAAGGGCCTGCAGATCCTGGGCCACACCCTCAGAGCCAGCATGCGGGAACTGGGCCTTCtgatcttcttcctcttcattggGGTCATCCTGTTTTCCAGCGCCGTCTATTTCGCGGAGGCAGATGAACCTACTACCCATTTCCAAAGCATCCCAGATGCGTTTTGGTGGGCTGTGGTGACCATGACAACTGTGGGCTATGGGGACATGAAGCCCATCACTGTGGGGGGCAAGATCGTGGGGTCCTTGTGTGCCATTGCAGGTGTGTTAACCATTGCTTTGCCAGTGCCAGTGATTGTCTCTAACTTTAACTATTTCTACCACAGAGAGACTGAAAATGAGGAACAGACCCAGCTGACACAGAATGCAGTCAGTTGCCCATACCTCCCTTCTAATTTGCTGAAGAAATTTCGGAGCTCTACTTCTTCTTCCCTGGGGGACAAGTCAGAGTATCTAGAGATGGAAGAAGGAGTTAAGGAATCTCTCTGTGCAAAGGAGGACAAGTGTCAGGGAAAGGGGGATGACAGTGAGACAGATAAAAACAACTGTTCTAATGCGAAGGCTGTGGAGACCGATGTGTGA